The Bacillota bacterium DNA window GGCCGAAAAAAGCCTCTAATTCATCAAGAATGCTTAACGCTGAGGTGTCATCATATATTTTTACTGCCTCACCATAAACGATCTTCCTTTCATCATCAACAAGCATGGGGTAACCTTCTGGAAGATGAAAAAGTCTGCCGGTAGAAGTTGCCTTTAAGCATTGCAACATATAATCTTTAATTAAATCGTGGTTGAGCATTCCCCGCATGAGTGTACCGTAAACGAAAACCCAGGGCATTTCTGAAACCTCCCTTCCAATAACTAATATTATAAATAAAAACCGCCAATCCTTTTTAATTTTGTAAATTTGAAATTTATTTTTGGGTTTATTAGTTGACAAGACACCTGTAAAGTCAGATAATTAATTTTAAATACGATGTGAGAGTGGGTGTGTGATTTGCAGCACATCGAAGTTGATTATGTCATCATTGGAAGCGGAGCAGCAGGCCTTTCTTGTGCATTAAAGGCCTCTGAATCCGGAACGGTGGCGTTACTGACCAAAGAAACAATGCCTTCAGGGAATACGCCTCTGGCTCAGGGGGGCATTGCAACGGTTTTGGGAGAAAAAGATACATATGAAATGCATATTCAAGATACCCTGTATGCCGGTGCCGGGGAATGTGATCTCAATGCGGTAGAGGTGCTGGTAAAGGACGGGGCAAAAAGGGTTAAGCAACTTTTTCAGATGGGATTTCCTTTTGATAAATCAATAGACGGTAAGCCTCTAATGGGGCGCGAAGGGGCTCATTCCGTGCCCCGGGTAATTTCATCTCGGGGAGACGGCTCCGGAAAAGCGTTGGCTGAGACATTGTGGAGTGAGGTGAAAAGCCGTGAAAATATACTTTTCTATGAGCAGACGTTTGTGCTGGAACTTTTAGTGTCCAATAATGAGTGTACGGGTTTGTTTGCCCTTGATATGGAAAAGGGTGGTGCGTTTATCTTTTACTGCCGTAGTGTGGTTTTGGCTACAGGTGGTTGTGGTCAGATTTTTGCCCACACCACTAACAATATTAATTGTACCGGTGACGGGTTTGCACTTGCTTACCGGGCCGGGGCAAAGTTGGAGAATATGGAGTTTATTCAATTTCATCCTACGGCACTTAAGGTTGCTGAAAACCCTATGTTTCTTATCTCCGAGGCTGTACGCGGAAAAGGGGCTGTGCTTGTAAACGGTAAGGGTGAGCGTTTTATGGAGCGGTATCACTCATGGGCGGAATTAGCGCCGCGGGATATTGTGGCCAGGGGAATTTTTGCTGAATTAAGCAGTGGTAATCAGGTGTTTCTTGACGTTTCTCCCTTGGGAAAAAAATTTGCTAAGCTTTTTCCGTCAATATTCCAGGCCTGTAAAAAGCGAGGATTGAGTCTGCCTGAGGATCTGGTTCCAGTAGTGCCTGCCGCCCATTTTATCATGGGCGGAATCAGAACCGATTTAAATGGGCGTACAAGTATAAAGGGGCTTTATGCCTGTGGGGAAGTGGCTAGTACCGGAGTGCATGGTGCTAACCGTTTAGCTAGCAATTCGTTGTTGGAAGGGTTAGTCTTCGGACACCGGGTAGGTGGGGCAGTTGCCTGTGAACAATTTAGGTCAAATAAGATGCATTCGGCTGTGTTGCGCGCAAAGAGCTTTAACCGGAAGGCAATTGATACAGGTGATAATAAGTTTATTTTTGCCTTGCGTGAATTAATGTGGTGTAAGGTGGGGTTAGTACGGTCTGAAGAGGGACTTACAGATGCTGTTGAGCAACTAGAAGAGATGGAAAGGAATTTGTTAGGGGTACAAAATATTACCGCTACAAACATGCTTACGGTGGCCTGTTTAATAGCTAGAAATGCCTTGGCCCGCCGGGAAACCCTGGGAAGTCATTATCGATCTGATTTTTCGGATGGGAAAAGTTCAGATAGTCTTAGGCCGGCATCGAATATTTAAATTAAAAAGGGTGAGCTTATTGCAACTTGAGAAAATAGTGAGACGGGCCCTGGAAGAAGACTTGGGTCGCGGTGATATAACCAGTGAGGCTATTGTCTCACGTGATATAAGTGGCTCAGGCAGTTTCTTATGTAAATCAAACGGTATTTTGGCCGGTATGGCATATGCACGCACTGCTTTTCATTTGTTGGACTCAGATGTTAAATTAGAGCCTTTTGTTAATGATGGAGGTGCCGTGACAAAAGGAAGTGTTATTGGTCGGGTATATGGGAATGCACGCAGTATTTTGTCTGCGGAGAGGGTAGCCTTAAATTTTCTTCAACGTTTATCAGGTATTGCTACTGCCACGGCATCAGCCGTAAAAGCAGTGGAACCATTCGGTACCCGGATAGTAGATACTCGTAAAACGACTCCCGGACTGCGGCTAGCGGAAAAATATGCAGTGAGAGTAGGGGGAGGAAGCAATCACCGTATGGGATTGGATGACGCTGTATTAATAAAAGACAACCACATTGAAATTGCGGGTGGTATTAAGAGAGCTGTACGCCTGGCCCGGGAAAATGTGGGTCATCTTGTGAAGATAGAAGTGGAGACAGAAACATTGGAACAGGTGCAAGAGGCCTTAGAGTCAGGGGCCGATGTGATCATGTTGGACAACATGACTTGTGATTGTATGAAAGAAGCGGTAAATTTGGTTTCCGGCAGAGTGTTAGTTGAAGCTTCCGGCGGTTTAACGCCGGATGTGGTTGCTAATGTGGCAGCGGCAGGGGTGGATGTTATTTCACTGGGCTGGATAACCCACTCGGCCCAACCGCTGGATATAAGTTTGGAATTGCATACAGTTAAATAACAGGGGGATTTACATGTTTACTCAATTAGCTCCAAACAAATACCAAGGCCAAATGTACAGTCAGTTGTCTGACGAGGAAATCAAATACAAAATCATGGAAGCAAAAGGAAAACTAGGCTCAAAGCTATTGGTGTTGGGACACCATTACCAACATGACAGTGTTATTCAATTCGCCGACCTCAAGGGTGACTCATTTCTATTGGCCCGCCAGGCGGCGGAATGCAAAGAAGCCCTTTACATTGTTTTTCTTGGTGTAAATTTTATGGCCGAAACTGCCGATATAGTCACTACTGGAGAACAAAAAGTGATTATCCCGGATACGGCGGCAGGCTGCATTATGGCCGATATGGCCGGAACCGGACAAGTTAAGCAGTGTTGGGCGGAAATACAAAAATATTTTCCTGGGGAAGTTATTCCCATTACTTATGTAAATTCTTCGGCTCAAGTGAAGGCTTTTTGCGGGGAAAATGGAGGCTTAACTTGTACTTCTTCCAGTGCCGAATCAGCTTTCAGGTGGGCATTACAAAAGGGTAAGAGGATTTTATTCTTTCCCGATGAGCACTTAGGCCGTAATGCAGGCAAGAAAATCGGAATTAGTCTTACGGATATGGCTTTATGGGACCGCCATAAAGGCTTACTTAAGGGCTGTGATAATCCCCGTCTTATTTTGTGGAATGGGTATTGTCCCGTACACCAAGAATTTAGCCCACAACGGGTTTGTGAAGTTAGGAAAGACCATCCCGGCATTAAAGTGGTAGTGCACCCGGAATGTTCTTACGAAACTGTGGAAGAGGCAGATGAAAGTGGCTCAACTGAGTATATTATTAAGTGTATACGTGAATCTTCGCCGGGTTCGTCATGGGCTGTGGGAACGGAGATTAATCTGGTTCAAAGGCTTGCTGATACGTACAAGGATAAAAAAATAATTTCATTAAATGATAAGGTAAGACCGTGTCCGGATATGATGAAAATACACCCACGCAACTTACTTTGCTGTTTGGAAAATTTAGTGTCCGGGAAGGTGGAAAACCAGGTGAAAGTTGATTTAGAAACTGCCGGGTGGGCAAAAGTAGCGCTGCAAAGAATGCTTTCTATACGGTAAAGCATGGTAAAGAACGGTAAAGATAGGGTGAAAATTAATGAGCATAGAAAGAAGAGAAAGAATTGTTATAATTCTTAACCAAAGTTTACAGCCTGTCAGCGGTACAGACCTGGCCAAAAAGCTTGGGGTGAGCCGTCAGGTGATTGTGCAGGATGTGGCCATTTTGCGTGCCAAAGGCTATGATGTGATGGCAACGCCCCAAGGATATATTTTACCCAATAAAGATGCGGAGATGTACAGGAAAGCAGTATTGGCTGTTAAACATATGCCTCGGGAAACAATGGATGAGTTAAATATTCTGGTTGACCACGGTCTTAAAGTACTTGATGTCCTGGTGGAACACCCCCTTTATGGCGAGTTAAAAGGGTATCTGATGTTGGAGTCCAGGCGTGATGTGGCAAAATTCGTAGCAAGGGTTGAGGCGCAATCAGCCTCCTTGCTGTCATCTCTTACCGGTGGAGTTCATTTGCACACCGTACAATATCGCAATGCAGAGGATTTGGACGGTGCGCGAAAAGCTCTAAAAGAAAAAGGTTTCTTAGCTGGTGACTGAGTTATTTTTTATGAATCCAGTGGTTTATCTTGCTGGTTGCGGGGTTTCATATTTAGTCCCTGACTTTGGAACTGCTTTAAGGCTTCCTCTTTTAATTGTTTGCAAGTAGAATCCTCTTCCAGAAGATGTTCACTTATATTTGAGTTTTTCATTACACTGAATTGCCCGGAGGGTTCAAGTGTTCCCAGTTCTACTTCGTTTATGCTTCTTATGCCGCGTAAGCGCAGAGCTGAAAGAAGCTGGTCCATGTCAAATTGGTTATTCTTCATGTTTTCAAAAGAAATTTTACCATCTAAAATAATCACTGTGGGCTTGCTTTCCAACCAGGGTCTTAACTTATCCACTAGTGACAGGCGGGAGAAAATGAACTGCAAGATTACCACAGTCCCTAAAACCAAGAGGGTGTAAGATAGTGGATGGCCTGGCTTTACCAGCGGAGTTCCAATTACTGCTGCAATAATTAATATTAATGTGGCATCACTGGGGGAAAGCTTTGCGAAACCCGCTTTCCCGATAACGCGCATGATAAACAGCAATAGGAAGAATATCAAGATGGCTTTACCCACAGCTGCAATGTATGGCATGCTGAATGATCACCCGTTCTAAAACAAAGTTTTGTTCAATGCTTTTTTCAATCTTCCCCTAACACGCGCTGATATTCTTAATAAAAGAATTAAAATTTAAACATTTTTCGAGCCATCATAGCTATAAATAAAGAATATGAGCCGAGTCCTACAAACCCTACTAAAAGAGCAATCACTTTAGCTGGTATTGACGAAGGTATAATATCTCCGTAGCCAACGGTCAAAAATGTTATGCCGCTAAAGTAAACATAATCCCAGATATTTGTGTTCGCCCACTGATACCTCCCCAGCCAATAAGGTCCAAAAAGAGGAAGGCTGCGGCAAAAACGTGGATAATAATCAGCGAAGATGCCAGGAGACGAAATGGTTTGTAACCATAACCGGTGGTCCATTCGAATAATAATGCCTTTATCAATTTGGGAGAATTATAGGGCATATCCTTGCGATGACAAATAAGGTGTCTGTAGTAAGCTGTGTCTGCTCCGTCCCAATTTTGAAATTTACTATAGAAAGCCCTTGCCTTTAAGTAAGTGTGCGACGCATCGGTAAAAAGTCCACCTAACTCCAGATAATTCCCGGCCAAAAAATAAATTCTTGCCGTTAATGTTATGCCCGCCAGGTCCTTGTTTTCGTCCTCCATTAAGTTACCGTGCAGTTTGTATAAATAACCTATAGCCGGTGAGTCGTTTTGGCTTTCAAATTTTTTTAGCATGTTAAGCCAGTGATCAGAGAACTCAAAGGTGTCACCCATTAAAGATCTTAATTGGTTTTTATATGGGCCGGTTTTGGATATTTTGTTTAAGTACTGTCCTTCATTGTTCTGTTGAAGGTGGTTGCCTGCTTCCCGGTACAAGCTTATAATTTGTTCTATAAGTAAAGAAATCTTCTGGTCGGTGTGCATTAAATCGCCTCGTCACATCTTTTAGTACTGTTATTATTATTTCCTTTTATCGGGTGATAATTAAACTTACGGTTTAGAATAGTGGTTCTAGCAGTTCCCCAATCGTAGTGGACTTAAGCTATGAAGAATGCTATAATGACCCACAAGTCCCCCTTAATTGGGGGCTTTTGCATTTACTGTCTTTTTAAATAGTCAAGTGATACAGGAGGTCTTATTTTGGCTTATTTAACACCATGCAGTTATGGGTGTCCGGTGAAAACAAATGTACCCGGTTACGTTGATAGCATCATTAATGGTGATTATGCTGAAGCCTTCAAAATAATAAAAGAAAACAACCCTTTCCCTTCCGTATGTGCCTGGGTATGTCCCCATCCATGCGAGGATAATTGTCGTCGGGCCAAGGTGGATGCCCCGGTTAATATAAGGGCGCTAAAGCGATTTGCCGTGGAAAAAGGAAAGAAAAGTAAATATCCACAGCGGGCAAGGAATTGCTTTGACAAAAAAGGGAGCATTCCCGGTGGTGATATTGCAATAATCGGGGCCGGGCCTTCTGGCCTGACCGCAGCTCATGATCTTGTGCAACGTGGATTTACGGTAACCGTTTTTGACCGTCACGATGAACCCGGTGGTCATTTTTTTGCGTCGATCCCTGTCTTCAGGTTGCCGCGGGAAGTTTTATCCGGTGATATAGCCATGCTGCAAGAAAGCGGTGTTGATATTCGATGCGGATTTGAAGTCGGAAAAGACGCCGGTCTTGAGGAGTTACGACGTAAATACCGGGCTGTGGTGCTGGCCGTGGGAATGCAGGAAAGTAAAATGCTGCCCATTCCTGGAGGAGAGCACCCTGCAGTACTTCCGGCATTACCGTTTCTTCAAAGAGCAAATTCAGGTAACCCCATGCCTGTTGGGCGAAGTGTTATTGTCATCGGTGGGGGAGATGTGGCCATGGATGTAGCTCGAACTGCTTTGCGGCAGGGGGTTAGTGAGGCAAATGTTGTTTGCCTGGAATCTCCGGAAGAGATGCCTGCCCATGCATGGGAGGTGCAAGAAGCACGTGAAGAGGGCGTCAGGCTGTATACCGGACTGGGCCCCAAGGAAATATTATTTTCAAGAGACGAGGGAGTTCAAGGTCTTGAAGTACAAAAAGTGCTGCGGGTCTTTGATGAAGAAGGCCGGTTTAACCCCTGTTTTGATACCGGTCAAACAAAAGTTATTAATGGTGATAACGTCATAGTTTCTGTAGGTCAGGCTGCCTCACTGAGTTGTGTTCGGGGTCGTTTGCAATTGGATAGTAGGGGTAACTTGATGGTCGACAGAGATACCTTGGCAGCAAGTGAGGATGGTTTTTTTGCCTGCGGCGAAGTAGCACAGGGGCCGGGGGCGGCCGTTTCAGCAATAGCATCTGGACACAAAGTTGCAGAGAGTATTGCTGCTTACCTATCTAAGACCGGGCCTCGGAAACCTAAGGCCATAGCAGTAATAGGTAATCTTCCCGACAAGGTATCAAAACATATAATCACACATAAGCGCAGGAATTTAAAGCATTTAAAGCCTGAAACCAGGGTTAAGAGTTTTGGGGTTTTTGAAATGGGGTTTAATGAAGAAAATGCATTAACTGAGGCAAGTAGATGCCTTCGCTGCGGGCTGGGTGCAGAGGTTGACATTTCCCGGTGTATAGGATGTCTAACCTGCCAGCGTATATGCCCTTATGGCGTGCCTGCAGTTGAAAGTAAGGCAAGCATATCACCTGATATATGCCAAGCTTGTGGCATGTGTGCTGCAGCGTGCCCGGCAGGGGCCATAACTATTCCGGGATTAAAAAGAGAATCAGATGGTGATTCCTATGATAGGTTTTCAAACCCAGCTAATCCTCCCCTGGTAATATATGCCTGCCGTAAGACCGTGGGCAGGAAAATAGTACCCGGAACGGTTACAGGCTATCCTGTGCTGAATAATGCAGTTATTAGAGTGCTTCCCTGTATAGGCGCTTTACGTAAAGACACTTTGCTTACCAATTTTGCCCGGGGGATCTGGGGAGTGGCCTTGATCTCATGCAGTGAGGGGTGTACCAGTGGAAGTCTGTATACTGCGGGAAGGGATGCTGAATTTAAGGCTTCTCTTACACTATTGGGTGAAATTGGTATTGATACAGGTCGTCTGGCTCATCTTAATGCAGAAAACCAGGAATCCGTAATCAATAAATTAACGGACTTTGCCCAAAAGGTAGCGACCATAGGTTCTTTGTGGTAAGATGTATAAAAGGTAAATATTACCATCATATGGGTGTTATTTAAGTTTAGCGCCCCAAGGAAGTGAAAGGCTTGTGACGAGGAAAAGAGGAGCACCGTATGCTCTTGGACAGGCTGTTATCATGGCCACGGTTTTATTGCTACTGTATAGTTACTTTTATTATGCCTATTATAATGCCGGGCCTTATCTTTTAAGTCCATTTTCCACCCAGATATGGATTTCCAATACGTTGCTTTCTGTGATGACCATATTGTCGGGAATTCTGATTGAGTTAAGCAGGTTCTGGGGGTGGATTATTCAATATCGTGTTAAACAGGAACTATTGATCATTCAAGGTATTCCTTCGGGGATGCTAAGTTTTATACCTAGTACTGTATGGGTGAAATATTTTGGTACGGGGTATCCCTTCAATTTTCTAGCTGACCCGGCTGTGTCCGGAGCGGCTGGGATTTGGTTCGGTATTATTCTAATGCGGTCATTGGTGGAGAAAAAGAGGCTAAAGGAAGAAGAACCATCGAACGCTAAAGAACATAGCAGATAAAACAAAGGCGATCCAATTACTGTGCCTTTGTTTTTTTTGTTACCGGGAAGAAGGAATTTCATTATTTCCATAGAAAGTATATAGTGTTAAATTATACCAATTGGGAGGTAGTGATATTCTTGCTTTTTAATCGATACAGGGAAGTTACGGATAGGTGTCTTGAACTTGGTGCAAAGATGGATTCGCTTGCTAACGAAGAAGGTGCAGAACTTCGCCGTCTTCTGGAAGAGCAAGCTTGGTTATCCAAGACAATTGCCCGGCAGGCCAAAGGAACTTTAGAGCAGGTCGGGCAGAGTTTGGGACGAATAGAAAGTTGGATCAACGAGGCACTTGCCAAGGCAGAAAAGGCGCTTGATGACAGTGGTATACCTTCTGACATATTTGCCCTTGAAGATGTAATTGTGGATGCTGTTTCTCTGCGGGATAAAGCAAAAAGCTTGGTTTCGGACGAAGGAATGGAAGGGCTGAACACTGCGGGCCAAGTTCTTACTTATAGCAACAGTGATGTATGTTCTGGCGGAGCGGAAATTCGAATTGACTTATCGGAAAATCACGAAGATCACGTGGAAATAGAGAAAGAAATAGAAGATGCTGCCAAGGAAGTAGCCGTTGCTTCTCCGGATCCTCAAGTTTCCCCTTATCCCATGACTTATAAACTTCCCCCGGACTTGGTTGGCAGTTTAGAAAAGAAATTATTTCCTGAAAAGTTGCCAAAACTGCCGAATTCCGTTCCCGGTGTTAACGCGGTAGAAGTAGAGACGCCGTCTTCCAAAAAAGAAAGGAAAAGGGGTAAGAAAAAGAAAAAGTGAATTCGATCAGTTGAAATGGCATCCGAAATCGCAAAAATTTAACCCCGGAACCGGGAAAAGCAGATTTCCCAAGTATCCGGGGTTTTTTCGATTATAAAGTCATAAGTGAGTACAGGCATAATATGTTTTAAAAACGGTATACTGCTTAACAATAATTTAACCTAAAGTGTCATCCACTTTGCAGAACTAACCGCCATAATATGACAAAATTATTATAAAGATTTTGTAAGAGGTGATTGTTATGATACTACAGAAACAAAACCGTCAACGGAAGTTGTGTAATCAATGCAAGATTTGTATTTACCAGTGGGCTGACAGTTGTCCCGGGTTGGAGCATTTTAGTTTCCTGAAATGTAGTAATGTGGGATGTAGCAATGCCAAGTCAAAGCATTAATATCGTATATTTTAATTTGCTTGCTCAATAAAATCTCCGGAAGAGGAAACTTCCGGTCTCCATATTAATTTAGCTTTGCTGTCCCTAACGCAATAATAAACACCTGAATGGTGGTAGACAAACCAAACACCGAAAAAATCCCCGTCTCCTCTTTTAAACAAGCAGCGCATCACCTTTTTAGTAGTAATGTACGGGCGCGGAACATACGAAGATGATTCTTTTACCAACACGTCATAAATATGTGCATGTAAGTCTTTGTTAAACAGATAAACTTCAGGCATCGAAGGAGCAAGTACTGATCCTAATGTGTCCCAAAGTTCACGTCCGTGCATAAGCCTTTTATCGTTTGCATAATACCATTTCCATCCTTGCCTGTTGCAATATCGCACAGCTTCTTTTAGAATAAAGTATCCCGATTTAAGGACTTTATTTTCCAGGGTGTCGATTATCTTATCATTAAGTATATAAACTCGCATAATTTCCCCTCCCCGGAAGTGATGTGTACTATGTGTACAGTGTCAACTTTGTATCTAATAGTGCAAGAACAATGCCTACATATTATGTAAACGCTAGCTACACTTTGATTCTCGGAGAGTATTTAAAGCTAGTTGTTGTATGCGAAATAAAGTTTCTGTGTATATCATTGTAGACAATAATTAAAGGGAGAGAAAGTTTCCATATTTTAAAAATTGTAAACAATATTTAGAATTTACTGACTATTAAGGGGTTGATTGTGGTAGTTCCTCCTGCTTCTGTTTTAATTACGTTAAAATCTTTCCATTGAGCCAGGACATGTTTTTAAACCCGGGTTGAGCGTGCATACTGTAAATAAAACCATAAGTTAATGAGGAGGAAAAAATGTCCCAAGATATATGTATTGTTGGAATTATGGTCGATCACAGGGCAACCAGGGGACCCGAGGTGCAAGAGGTGCTTACCCGTTATGGTGATTCAATTTTAAGCCGCAGCGGCATACCTGATCCCACCAAGGGAAGGGGAATTATATCCCTGACTATGCAGGTTGACGAAAACGGAAGGAAGTCTTTAGAGAAAGATTTACATGATGTTCCCGGAGTATCAGTGAACTCAATGATATTAGGACCTGTACTGCAGTAATATCCGGCCTTTAGGGCCTTTTTTTCGTTACTGTTAAAGGGATTTAGTTTCAGAGCAGGCTTTTTTATCTTTATCACAGAATATTAAAGAGGTGATAATTAGAAAGTTTAAAGAGGGTGGCCGAATGAAGGAATATATTAAAGGTGCGTTGTATGGTGCTGCCATAGGGGACGCTCTTGGAGGTCCCGTAGAGTACATGAAAAAGGAAGACATAAAAAGCAAGTTTGGAACTTTGAGGGATATGGTAGGGGGCGGCAGGAATAATCTGGAGCCAGGGCAATTTACTGATGATACCCATATGCTTTTACATGTGGCAGAAGGAATATTGACCAATCCCATGTACCCGGTGGAGGAAATCGGGAGACGTTTCATAGCTTGGTATAGAGAACAGCCCGATTATGTTGGCCCCACAACTGCGCTCTCATTTAAGAACTATTTACAGGTGGGTAATTGGAAGGATGCTGCCAGGGCAACTGCAACGACAATAAACAAAATGGATAGTAACGGTGGTTTGATGCGTACACTAGCAGTCACCTTTGGTTACCAAAAGGATACAAGTTTAATGGCTTATTGGTCCAAGGAAATTGCAAGTATGACCCATTACAGTGAAGAAGGGGCAGCGTGCTGCATCTTTTACAATTACCTTGTCTATCTAGCTTCCCGGGCGTCTATAGCCAAGCGAGAAATGATTACGAAGAGCCTGCAATTTACTGATGAGCAATGTAAAAAATACGGTTTATATCCTTCCAATTTTTTTTGGTTCATAGTTAAATGCGTGCAGTCAGGAACTGAGGAATTGTTGCCCAAGGGTAATGCCTTATACACCGTGGGTACTGCGGTACAATGCTTCTTACAGGAAGATTCTTTTGAGGATATTTTAGTGTCCGCAATAAACAGGGGAGAGGACGCTGATACGGCAGGTACGGTGACAGGCGGGCTGGCCGGTGCTTATTACGGGTTTGAGGGCATTCCTGAACGTTGGGTCGGTCTATTAAAAGGAAAAGAAAGATTGAATAGAATCTCGGCAGGCTTTGCGGCAATGAAATAAAGGATATTTTTCTTTATGGCAGCTGCTCGATTCAATTCATTCGCTATGCGCAAAAGACAGGTTTGTCATCGATCTCAAAAAATTCCCCATTGGGGAATTTTTTATTACTAACTTTTCTAGTTATTTTTCTAGTTAGGAAATACTATTATTGAACTACTCCCGCCTATAGAGGCGGGAGATTCTAGGTTTCCCCTAGAAACCCCGTTCAACTGGGTACAATTTGAGCCGGGTTTCCTGACCCTATATACCAACGGCAGAACCGAAAGTATTAGCCCGCCCAAGCAGACCTGGCCAGAGAATCCATTCTTAAAAGGTAATCAGGGCAGACATATTATTGCTTCCGACCGGATACGCTCACAATCCTCCGGTTATGACCACGCACTTTGACCGGTAATATGCTGCCGGAGTTTGTACTTTGATATCAGTTAACTTGAATAGTTAAGCTACTGCAGACTTACAAGCTTTCATACTATCGAAAGGTGTGCCGGTTAACGGTACCTTGTAGAAGGTATGTACTTTAAACTGCTTTAAGTGCCGGTGTAAAAAACGCCAGTGGCTCCAGTGGTGCCTTAGTAGGTTCTTCTCCGGGATAATGTTTCTATACAGCGCAGGCACCTTCTCTTTAAATCTCAGCCCACGCCGGCCGATCACCAGGGATGCTGCGGTGTGAATTGACACCCCCAGCGCTCGCATGTATTTCATCTTACCAATTACCGATGTGAAGGCGGCATTTTTGCGGATAACACCAACACCTTCTTTACGTGCCCGGCTCTCGATACTCTGGTCGATCTTGGCGTATGCAAATCTGGTCAGCTTGTAGTTACGCTTCTTGCCGCCGTAAGTCAGGCTGGATTTGGAATCACCGGGTCTAGTTTTTCACCCACTAGAGGTTTCTTCACTTCCCAGGCAATACCGACCAGCCCGATGGCTGCCGCTTCGATTATCTTAGCGGTCTGGCCCGTGGTTTTACCGTCCACATATAGTGGTATCCTGCCGTGCCGGAGAAGTTTACCGCTGCCATCCAGCTCCGTCCAAGCAAGGTGGTCATAGTTGGTGTCATAGCTTACCACCCCGTTACCGGTATAGTAGTTGCGGTCCACCGGTGGTGGCTCAAACATAACCTTAAAGATGTAGTAGTCACCCCGGTCTTCTGCTTCCCAGGTTAAAGGTCGTTTTAAAGTACGGTCTTCCAAGACTTCATCCAGGAAGTGTTGCCCGTAGGGGAACACTATGTTTACGGTAACCGTTTTTTGCGGTAGATGCACTTTAAGTTCTCGGCTGCCGGTATCATACTTAAAAACAAAGTTACCATACCTGCCGTCACCCCGGCCCACGATCTTAAAGCTCTTATTGCGCAGGTAGCGCCATTTATTGAGCCAGAGGCCGTGCCTTCTTTGCCGTACACCCGGGCACAGCCCGGTGTACTTGGTGAACTGGGCCCGGAACAGTTTTTTAGTACCGAAGGTGATGCCCGGGAGTTGTGTCTCAAATCTGGCTAGCTTGTCTCTTAGAAGGTTGACGGAGTGGGTGATCATGGAGATACGGTTTTTGAGGTTTTTAATACCGGGACGCAGGTAGGTGTGCTCGAAGTCGTAGAGGTTATTATATATCCGGCAGTAGCTTCGGTAACAGGTAGCGTACCCGTAGGTAAGTTGTTTCTCTTGACACCCACGGTAGGTTTTCAGCTTAAGGTCCTTTTTCCGGGGTCGGTCCTGTTTGGTTGCTTTGGATATTCGTATACAGGACTGCAGCATGGCCAGTTTGCCACTGAGGTGCCGGCGCAGTTTCTTGAGTT harbors:
- a CDS encoding FAD-dependent oxidoreductase; its protein translation is MAYLTPCSYGCPVKTNVPGYVDSIINGDYAEAFKIIKENNPFPSVCAWVCPHPCEDNCRRAKVDAPVNIRALKRFAVEKGKKSKYPQRARNCFDKKGSIPGGDIAIIGAGPSGLTAAHDLVQRGFTVTVFDRHDEPGGHFFASIPVFRLPREVLSGDIAMLQESGVDIRCGFEVGKDAGLEELRRKYRAVVLAVGMQESKMLPIPGGEHPAVLPALPFLQRANSGNPMPVGRSVIVIGGGDVAMDVARTALRQGVSEANVVCLESPEEMPAHAWEVQEAREEGVRLYTGLGPKEILFSRDEGVQGLEVQKVLRVFDEEGRFNPCFDTGQTKVINGDNVIVSVGQAASLSCVRGRLQLDSRGNLMVDRDTLAASEDGFFACGEVAQGPGAAVSAIASGHKVAESIAAYLSKTGPRKPKAIAVIGNLPDKVSKHIITHKRRNLKHLKPETRVKSFGVFEMGFNEENALTEASRCLRCGLGAEVDISRCIGCLTCQRICPYGVPAVESKASISPDICQACGMCAAACPAGAITIPGLKRESDGDSYDRFSNPANPPLVIYACRKTVGRKIVPGTVTGYPVLNNAVIRVLPCIGALRKDTLLTNFARGIWGVALISCSEGCTSGSLYTAGRDAEFKASLTLLGEIGIDTGRLAHLNAENQESVINKLTDFAQKVATIGSLW
- a CDS encoding ADP-ribosyl-[dinitrogen reductase] hydrolase — protein: MKEYIKGALYGAAIGDALGGPVEYMKKEDIKSKFGTLRDMVGGGRNNLEPGQFTDDTHMLLHVAEGILTNPMYPVEEIGRRFIAWYREQPDYVGPTTALSFKNYLQVGNWKDAARATATTINKMDSNGGLMRTLAVTFGYQKDTSLMAYWSKEIASMTHYSEEGAACCIFYNYLVYLASRASIAKREMITKSLQFTDEQCKKYGLYPSNFFWFIVKCVQSGTEELLPKGNALYTVGTAVQCFLQEDSFEDILVSAINRGEDADTAGTVTGGLAGAYYGFEGIPERWVGLLKGKERLNRISAGFAAMK